The DNA window ATGGCTTCATTCACATCTTCTTTCTCCACCACGTCCACCATTCTCAGACGCGCCTAAGGGGAAGGTAGGGGAGAGATGGGAACGGGAGGAGGGCAGTGGAACGAGGTCAGGGGACACCCTTGTTCTGGCTTTAAGGCTGGGCTGTCCATCGGTCGCCTACTCACAAAACAGGAGTGgagtcccccctccccccagcatCCGCAGTGTTGGGCCGGCACTGTCAGACCGAGACAAGTGCAATGCCCAGGGCAGCGTCCAGCAATTGCCCAAGTCTCCGCCTCTCAACACTGGCCAGTCCCGGAGTTCAGCTGTCCTGTGAGGGAGACCAGACCCTTTTGAACTCCACTGGGCTCCCCAGCATGACAGATGGAGCTTGGGGAGCTCAGCCAAGAAGACAATTGGCAGAGAGAACGTGTCCCGGGGGCTCGGGAAGTGCTAGCTCAGCAGTAGGTCGGGTAATCACACTACCTGCACGAACAGCACTTTGGAGCCCCCAGGACTGAGGTCCAAGATGGGAGGACAGAAAGGAAGGTCTGTAGCACAGGATCTAGGACACATGGAGTGAAACAGACCCCAACCACCCCCTCAGTGAAGGTTAAGAAGTGGGGAAAAGGCCTTTCCCTCCACGGACGCTGTGCGTGCCCTGCTGGAGCAGCAAGTACCCACAGTGCGGTAGCACGGAGAGGACCACTATCTGCACTGTCAGCACTTTAGCCCCGGCAGGGCTggagcgggagggagggaggtggcgATGAGAGCATGGTAAGGAGCTGCCCCTTTAAGAGTCAAAACAGATGGCCCTCCAGCAATTTGGGCACTTACCAGAGCAGTGGAAAGGCGCAGGATAGCCAGCAGGGTCCGGGCAGAAGTATAGGTGGCATCCTTACTAGCCCAAGCCTCTCGCCTCATCTCCACGTACGCTGCTGTGATGTAGTCAGCCAGAGACTCTGGCACTGTGGGCTGCTTCTCACGGCACATGGCTATGTAACGCCTGTGGGGGAAGGTTCATGGGGAAGCAGaagagggagatggggaagggagTGAATATGAGTCCATATTGTTTTCTGTACCAGGGCTCCCCATTTAACATGGTCCCCTCCAGgaattttaagtggaaaaaacaaATTAGTGGGTGATTATTTGCTTGGCTTGAATATCACTGATGGATTTCGCCAAATGTATAGCCCCCCAGTATCCTCCAagttatttcctgtttttttcggGAAAATGGCCTCTGTAAGACAAATCCGTCTGTCATTAAGAGAGGATCCAGACCCCTCCTCTGAGCGCATGACATGGCAaaacagatatattttatttaaagagaattgtttacagaatatttaaaaggGAGTAAAAATCTGAAGGAACACTGGAGGCTCATGGGGAAATAGCAAGAGAGATAGAGATTATCATCCAGAATGCCTGGGAGCAGGTGTTTTAAACTTCAAATTTTGgagtatttgcatatacataatgagatagcTTGGGGATGGGACTccagtctaaacatgaaattcaccTCTATTTCATATACAATTGATATACAtaacctgaaggtaattttattaaaaatatttttgtgggccaggcgcagtggctcatgcctgtaatcccagcactttgggaggcagaggcgggcatcctggacaacatggtgaaaccgctctctactaaaatacaaaaaattagccaggcgtggtgctgtgcgcctgtaatcccagctactcaggaggctgaggcaggagaatcacttgaacctgggaggcagaggttgcagagagctgagatcacgccactacactccagcctgggtgacagagcgagacttcgtctcaaaaaaaaaaaaataacttgtgtAGGAAACAAAGTTTCCCGTGTCCCTATCATATGAAGTGTGGAACTTTCCACTTAAAAGCTGATCTGAGGCTCTGGACATGTCTGTAGCGGGAAGTGGTGGTGTGAAAAACACACATCCTAAGACTAATAAGCACGTTTTCAGGAGGCTCGCATGGCCCACGCCAACAACGTTTGCCCGTCTGCACCCAGCTCTCCTACCTCATGAGCTTCATGTCCAGAGGTTCAAACTGGGAGGGGGGCTGCCGGCTGTGCTGGTGCACATAGGTGATGTGCTGGGCCAACCTGGACAGAGGGAAGGTGAGAAGAAACACCCTTTTTAGGGCTACACACCCATGTCCTCTTAGGTGTCCCTCctttggctctgccacttcctcacAGTGTAGGAGGGACAAGCTTTCCCGGGAAATCCTCATCAGCATTTCAGCCCCAATCCACCATTTCCCTGAGAACCGTGGACCAGCCCCTACTGCAAAGGGGAGGCTCTGGGGTTTCCAGGAGCATGGAATTTGTTTTCTGAttcacctctcctcctccctacACAGATCATTACAGGGGACCTCTCTTTGGGTGTTGAGCTTCATTCACCGTAGGTCATTGTCTCGGTCAGGCCGGTCCTGAATCAACCAGAGGAGGTCAAACCGGGAGAGCAGTGCAGCAGGCAGCTGTATGTTCTGCTCCAGGCTGCGGCGAGGGTTGTAGCGCCCATAGGCAGGGTTGGCGGCAGCCAGGATGGAGCAGCGGGCATTGAGTGTGGTGAGAATGCCGGCCTTGGCAATGGAGATGGTCTGCTGCTCCATGACCTCGTGGATAGCTGTGCGGTCGGTCTCGGCCATCTTGTCGAACTCATCAATGCAGCACACACCCTGGTCAGCCAGCACCAGGGCCCCACCCTCTAAGGTCAGTTCTCCGCTCACGGAGTCTCTCAGCACAGCTGCGGTAAGCCCCACTCCCGAGGAGCCCCGGCCTGTTGTGTACTGGcctggaagagaagaaataaggaccataagagaaaaagaacaagaaagggAACAAGCAAAAGACAACAAACGGGCCAGGGAGGCGGGGCCTGCGCTGGGACCATTCCACTCCCTCCACTAGGCCTTCTTGAGACGCTCGAGATCTGTGGGGCACTGGCAATgtcccccttctcctcccactGGTTCTCTTCAGAGCACAACtgtggctcactgaaaccttcgctcctgggctcaagccatcctccggcctcagcctcccaagtagctgagactataggcactcactaccacacccaactaatttttaaaactttttagtagaggccgggcgcagtggctcactcctctaatcccagcactttcagaggccgaggccaagatgggcagatcgcaaggtcaggagttcaagaccagcctgcccaacacagtaaaactctgtctctactaaaaatacaaaaagtggccaagtgtggtggcacacgcctgtagtcccagctactcgggaggccgaggcagaagaattgcttgaacctgggaggcagaggttgcagtgaggcgagaccatgccattgcactccagtctgggtgactgagactccgtctcaaaaaaaaaaaaaaaaaaaaaaaaaaaaacaacacccaaacaaacaaaaaaactttttagtaGACATAGAGGCGgtctcaaatgattctcctgccttagcctctcagagcattgggattgcaggcgtgagccaccatgcacccCTACTTTTTGAATAAACACTGTGGTCCTGTCTGTCACTATATTCACCTCTCCCAAAGCCCAACTACTTACTGCGGGGGGCCAGCCGATCGATGTACGACAGGAGCTGAGACTTGGCCACACCAGGATCCCCCATCAGACAGATGTTGATGTTGCCTGGAGGAAGAGAAGGCAGCTCTGGAATGACTCTTCTCCCAATGCTTGGCCAACAACAGAGCAATTTTGAGTTCTGCCTCCCCCTAACACCCAGCACTATTTCTAagccctccctgtgtccacgaaGGCAAGATGTCCACTCTTATACTGTGACCTACAGGAACACTTGTCatccttttttcctcctaaatGACTTCATCCACCCTGAgcctctcccttttttcttcttaccCCGGATTTTCATGCCTCGAGGAGACTGGTCCACACCCCCCACTAGCAGGAGGAGCAGTGCCTTCTTCACATCTTCGTGCCCATATATTTCTGGGGCGATTGAAGCTGCCAGCTTTTCGTAGAAATCCTCCTCTGTAGAGAAGTTAAGATGGTTGTATTTTCTGGGGGAAAAGGGAGCTAGGATGTAAACGgaatttcctctctctcccctgcccctcaccTGCAATCTGTCTCAGCTCCTCCCTGCTGAGCTCTCCAGTCCCAGACTCATCATCCTCACTCTTGTTCATCTTCACAATCCGATGGGCTTCCAGGTAGGTTTCTGAGAGTAAACCCTTGGGCAGGAAAATGCCAGGATACAGATGGAATCCCTTCAACTTGCCCATCACTGGATTCCCTAACAATTTCTTGACAAATCCCTGGGTTCtgttttgtttgggg is part of the Nomascus leucogenys isolate Asia chromosome 17, Asia_NLE_v1, whole genome shotgun sequence genome and encodes:
- the MCM7 gene encoding DNA replication licensing factor MCM7 isoform X2 — encoded protein: MMEQRSRDPGMARNPQNQYPAELMRRFELYFQGPSSNKPRVIREVRADSVGKLVTVRGIVTRVSEVKPKMVVATYTCDQCGAETYQPIQSPTFMPLIMCPSQECQTNRSGGRLYLQTRGSKFIKFQEMKMQEHSDQVPVGNIPRSITVLVEGENTRIAQPGDHVSVTGIFLPILRTGFRQVVQGLLSETYLEAHRIVKMNKSEDDESGTGELSREELRQIAEEDFYEKLAASIAPEIYGHEDVKKALLLLLVGGVDQSPRGMKIRGNINICLMGDPGVAKSQLLSYIDRLAPRSQYTTGRGSSGVGLTAAVLRDSVSGELTLEGGALVLADQGVCCIDEFDKMAETDRTAIHEVMEQQTISIAKAGILTTLNARCSILAAANPAYGRYNPRRSLEQNIQLPAALLSRFDLLWLIQDRPDRDNDLRLAQHITYVHQHSRQPPSQFEPLDMKLMRRYIAMCREKQPTVPESLADYITAAYVEMRREAWASKDATYTSARTLLAILRLSTALARLRMVDVVEKEDVNEAIRLMEMSKDSLLGDKGQTARTQRPADVVFATVRELVSGDRSVRFSEAEQRCISRGFTPAQFQAALDEYEELNVWQVNASRTRITFV